A stretch of the Alnus glutinosa chromosome 6, dhAlnGlut1.1, whole genome shotgun sequence genome encodes the following:
- the LOC133870505 gene encoding probable WRKY transcription factor 17, which yields MAVELMGFPKMDDQTAIQEAASQGLKSMEHLIRLLSHHHHHHQQPNRLDCTDITDLTVSKFKKVISLLNRTGHARFRRGPVRHSSAPSSSSSSAPLFVPHSQTLTLDPPPMTSKLAVPPAPIVSPETVPHAPISATARFVTSQQQSLTFDFSKPNVFASNPKTTELDFTKESFSVSSTSSIMSSAITGDGSVSNGKLGSSILVAPAPAVSGGKPPLSTAPYKKRCHEHSDNVSGKFSGSGSKCHCSKKRRNREKKTIRVPAISSKIADIPPDEYSWRKYGQKPIKGSPYPRGYYKCSTMRLCPARKHVERDPSDPSMLIVTYEGEHRHAAPPAMQENMASGMGLVLEST from the exons ATGGCCGTGGAGCTCATGGGCTTTCCGAAGATGGACGATCAGACGGCTATACAGGAAGCTGCATCGCAAGGCCTGAAGAGCATGGAGCACCTGATCCGCCTCTTgtcccaccaccaccaccaccaccagcaGCCAAACCGCTTGGACTGTACCGACATAACCGACCTCACCGTATCCAAGTTCAAGAAGGTGATTTCTCTCCTGAACCGAACCGGCCACGCCCGGTTCAGGCGAGGACCGGTTCGACACTCTTCTGCTCCATCCTCCTCATCCTCATCCGCCCCTCTCTTCGTTCCTCACTcgcaaaccctaaccctagatccTCCTCCGATGACTTCTAAGCTCGCCGTGCCTCCGGCGCCGATCGTTTCTCCAGAGACCGTACCTCACGCTCCGATCTCTGCCACGGCGAGATTCGTCACGTCTCAGCAGCAGAGTTTGACCTTTGACTTCTCGAAACCCAATGTTTTCGCCTCCAACCCCAAGACTACCGAGCTGGATTTCACCAAGGAGAGCTTCAGCGTGTCGTCTACCTCGTCGATCATGTCGTCAGCTATCACCGGCGACGGCAGCGTCTCCAACGGGAAGCTAGGGTCGTCGATCTTGGTCGCTCCAGCGCCGGCTGTTTCTGGCGGAAAGCCGCCGCTATCGACGGCTCCGTACAAGAAGAGGTGCCACGAGCACTCCGACAATGTCTCCGGAAAGTTCTCCGGCTCCGGCAGCAAGTGCCATTGCTCCAAGAAAAG GAGAAATCGGGAGAAGAAAACAATACGGGTCCCGGCGATCAGTTCGAAAATCGCTGATATCCCGCCGGACGAGTACTCTTGGAGGAAATACGGTCAGAAGCCGATCAAGGGCTCGCCATACCCACG GGGGTATTACAAGTGTAGTACGATGAGGTTGTGCCCGGCGAGGAAACACGTGGAGAGGGATCCGAGTGATCCGTCGATGCTGATCGTAACGTACGAAGGGGAGCACCGTCACGCGGCTCCACCCGCGATGCAGGAGAACATGGCCTCCGGTATGGGATTGGTACTCGAGTCAACGTGA